The nucleotide window GACGGCCTTGCCGGACAGCCCCCGGGCCGAACCGAACAGGATCTGCAGCGGCACCGGCGGCTGCCCCTGGCCGTCGTACGGCGGATCGGTCGAGACGACCAGGTCGGTGAAGCCGTCCCCGTCGAGGTCGCAGGTCGCCTCGGCGTCGAAGACGGCGGGCAGCTGGCCCTTGGTGGCGGCCGCGTGCTGTGCGGTGCTCAGCAACTGCCGTGCGGCGGGCGCGAGTCCGCGCCTGGACCCGTACACGATCCCGATGCCGGCGTCGTCGCCGTGGCTGTCGCGCTTCACCAGGTCGTTGAGGACGAGGTCGCGGTGGCCGTCGCCGTTGAAGTCGTTGTCGACCTCGCTGCCCCTGCCCAGCGGCACGGGGACCCGCGCGGGGGCCTTGGCGACCGTGACGGGCTCGCGCCGGGCGGCGCCGGAACCGTCTCCGCCGCCTGTCCCGCCGCAGCCGGTGAGCAGCAGGGCGCAGCCCGCCACGGCCCCCGCGACCCGTATCCCGCTCTTCTCCATGGCCACGTCAACCTCGACCGCATCGTGGGACAACAACCTGCACATGATGCGACGGAGAGAGGTCATAAGTCATCAGGGGCGGCCATCCCGGTACGGGACCGGGCGGGACCGGTCCCGCCCGATCCGGGCGCAACGGTACGAAGTGCCCGAAGCGGCAGCGTGGAGCCGGATCGGATGCGATCCAATGTGGTCCGATCCGATGTGATCCGATCCGATGTGATGCGCTCCGATCGGATCCGATCCGGCTCCGTGTCACGAGTTGTTGCTGTTGGAGCGGCCGAAGAACTCGATCTCGGCGATCGCCACCTGCTTCTTCGCGTCGGCGTGGTAGGCCGACTGCAGGGTGAACCGCACCTTGACGACCGCGCCGACCCGGAACTTGCGGCGCTGGCCGCCCGCGGTCTGGTCGAGGTTGATGATCCGGGTGCTCGTCTTCCCGTCGGCGGTGGTGATCTTCGCCTCGATGCGGTGCGGGAGGGCCGACTGCTGGAGCTGGTCCACCTTGGTCGAGGTGCCGGGGGTGATGATGAGGTCCAGCAGCCGGGTCGGCTGGTCGAAGCGGGCCTCCACCCACTCGCCCTCACCGGACTGCGAGACCCCCGGCCCCCACCAGGTGTTGTTGAGCATGTCGAAGGCGAGCTGCGGGCTGTGGCCGGGGTACGAGCGGGACGCGCGCACGCTGTCCGGGGCGACCGCGGCGCGCTTGGAGAAGTGGTCGCGGGTGGCGTTCACCCCGTCGCCGATGTTGACGACGAGGGTGATGATCAGGCCCAGCACGACGGCGCCGACGACCCAGTTCATGATGCGTCCGAAGCCGCGGCGCAGGCGGGGGCGGTCGCCCGCCCACGGGGTCTCCGAGCCGCGCAGGTTGAGCAGCCGGCGCCACCAGGTCTGCCGCTCCGGCGGGCGCGGGCCGCCCGCCATGGGCATGGCGCAACGGCCGCAGAAGTGCCGGTCGGGTCGGTTGGGGGTGGCGCACCAGGGGCACGGCGGACCGGTCTCCGGGCCCGCGGCGGGGCCCGGGGCGCGGACCTGGGGGCGGTCCGCGACCGGGCGGCCCGGCAGTACCGGGGCGACGACGGGGATGGCGGCGGCCCGGGGTTCGGGGTCGTTCACCGGGATGAGGAGGGACCTGGCCCGCTCGTCCGCAGTGGCGGCGGCGGAGGGGGCCGGGGCGCCGTGGCCCAGGCCCACCCGCGGCTCGGTGTCCGCGTCGGGCGACAGGGGGCGGTCGGCGGTGCCGGGGGCGAGGGCGGCGAAGACGTCGGCGGCCGGGGTGACCGGAGCGACCGGGGTGCCCGGGGTGCTTCCGGCACCGGCGCCCGTGCCGGATCCGCCGGTTCCGGATGCGCCCGTGCCGGACGCGCCCGCGCCGAACGCGCCCGCGCCGGATCCGGTGGCCCCGGTCCCGGTCGCGCCGGATGCCGGGGTGCTGCCGAAGCCCGCGGGCTCGGGGTACGGCAGCGGTGCCTCGGCGGACCCCTGTGCGGAGCCGGTGCCGGAGTCGGCGCCGGCACCGGCGCCGGACGCGCCTGCGCCCGCACCGGAGCCCGCACCGGCGTGCTGCCGTGAGTCGCCGCCCCCGTCCGAGCCGCCGGTGCCAACCGGCCCGTCGCCCCGCCCGTGGGTCTCGTCCCCGGCGGGGCGGCCACCGGTCGCGGTCGTCGCCGCGGGCGTCGCGAGGGTCGCGGGAACCGCAGGGGCCGTGGAGGCCGCCGGGGTCCCGTCCTGGCCTGTGCGGGCCGCCCCCGTACCGCCGCCGGCGTGGCCGGCCGCGGAGTCGCGGGCCGGTGCGGCGGCGGCTCCCGCGGCCACCGGGGCCGCGGCGGACCGGTCCGTGCTCCCGGACCAGCCGAGTACCGCACCGCAGGAGTCGCAGAAGGACTGGCCGGGCTCCGCGCGGGTGCCGCACTCGGCACAGCTGCGCGCCGGCTCCCGTCCCGTGCCGGAGGTCTGGCTGGTCATCTCTCGGGAGTCCTTTCGGCAGCGGTCACCTGGACCGTGTAGGGCATGTGGGCGGGACGGGCGGCCGCCACGAGGCTGTCGAGGCGGTGTTCGTCGGCGCGGGTCGGGTCGGGCAGCCGCAGGGCGACGTGCAGGCGGGGGCGGCGGTCGCCGGGGACCGGGCCGAGCGGCCGGGCGTCCCAGGAGGCGCCGCCGCTCTCGGTGATCTCCGGGGCCACGCCGAACACCAGGCGCACCGCCTCGGACAGGCCGCGGCTGGTGCCCCGTACCCGGTGCAGGAACGCGGCGGCGGCGACGGCGGCCCGCAGCCGGTCCTCGGGCTCGCTGCCGTCGGTCTCGGCGCCGACCCAGCCCGCCAGCCACCGGGTGAAGTCCACCGGCGCGAGGCTCGGCGTGAAGTAGGAGTCCAGGTTGTCCAGGACGGCCAGGATCGGCGCGAGCACGTCGTCGAGCCCGCCGACGAACCGCTGCGCCAGGTCGTCGTCGGCGAACACGGCCGGCAGCGTCATCCCGATGGGCGAGGAGGACCCCAGCCCGTCGATGGAGCCCCTCACGGGCGGTCTCCGATCACTCGGACGCGGTGGTCGAAGGAGAAGACCAGGGACGGGGCGTCCAGGTCGATGCGGTCGGTCGGGTCGCCGCGCTTGCCGGTCAGGGGGTCGGCGGGGTGGAGCTGGACCTCGTCGACCAGCTCGACGCCCGGGACGCGCTGGAGCACGGCGAAGACCTCGCCGGACTGGACGGGCCGGCCGAAGGGCCAGCCGCGGCCGTCGGCGCCGCCGGTCAGCGGGTCGAGGTGGCGGTACAGGGCGTCGTGCGCCTGGCGGCGGACCCGGTCCGTGTCGGTGCCGCGGAACGCGTGCACCGTCGCGACCACCGTGATGCCCTGGTAGAAGGGCGGGCCGACCGCCAGCCGGGTCCCGATCAGGCGCCGTTCGTCGAGGTGGCGGGTGATGCGGCGCAACAGGTCGTCACCGGGGACGAGTTGCTCGAAGCGCAGCCGGCCACCGGGGTCGGGGACGGCCTGCGGGACGACCAGCACCCGTACCGCGTACGCCCCGTGCTCGCCCTCGTCGCCCTCCAGGCAGGTGATCCTGGCCGTCTCGGGGGCCGCCCGGCGGGCCAGTTCCTCGTAGTCGCGCAGGGTCACCGCCCGCTCCTGGGCGCGCAGGGTGATCGGCGCCCGGGTCTTCGCCTCCTCCACCGTCTCCCCGTCGACCCCGCCGCGCGCGGCCTCCCGGTTGACGACCTCGGAGACGTACGGGACGGACGTGCGCAGCACCTGGACGGCGCCGCGCGCGACGTTCCCGGACCGCCCGCCGCCGGTGCGGTAGCGCGCGGCGCGGATGACGGCGCCCTTGGGGGCCACCGCCCCGTACTGGCGCAGGCCGCCGTCGGGCTCCCGCACCGCCGGGCCGAAGGCGATGTCACCGGTCGAGGCGTCCAGGGTGATGTGCCGGTCGTACGGGGTGGACGCGGCGAACGACGGGACGACCTCCCAGTCGCTCCAGCCGTCGTGCTCGGCGGTCTGCAGCAGCACCGGCGGGGTGTCGCCCACCACGGGCGCGTGGGCCAGCCGCAGCCGCTGGCCGGGCAGGCCGGTGGACTCGCCCAGCGCCTCGTCGTACACGGTCTCGGCGTGCACGGCCGAGGTGGTGCCGCCGAGCGTGAACGCCTCCACGGACCGCACGGTCGGCGAGGTCGTGTAGAACGGCTGGCCGGGCAGCGGCTCGGTGACCCGGCAGCGCAGCCAGCCCGCCTCCTGCCCGCCGGTGCGGGACAGGGTGTGCGCGCCGGGCACGTGCAGGACGACCTCGCCCGGCCGGTTCAGACCGCCCGTGCCGTCCCGGTCGACCTCGCACCCGACCCAGCCGTCCTCGGTCCACGCCTCCCACACCAGCGGGGGCTGCCGCGGGTCCACGCCGACACCGTCGACCCGGCTGTCCAGCTCCATCGCGACCGCGCAGTGCGGCACGGCGGCGCTCAGCCCGAGCAGCATGCAGTCCCCGGGCCGCGGGGACTCGGTGAAGCACATCAGGTCCTTGCCCTCGGCGAGGTCGGCGGTCCTGTCGGTGCCGGGCTCCCCGCTGCGCTGGACCACGAGGTGACGCAACTCGCACGGTACGAGCGTCAGTTCGCGCTCGGTGGCGAAGACCGCGGCCTCCTCGCTCTCGGTGCGCGTGGTGGCCACCTCGGTGCCCATCGGCAGCAGCACGGCCTCGTCCTGCGGCGCGGACAGCCAGAACGTGACGTCCGTACGCGCCGCGGAGGGCGGGAAGAGCGTGATGCCCACCAGGTCCAGGAACGCCAGGTGGTTCTTCTCCGGGACCCGGTTGAGGCGGTAGACGATCTGGTCGGCCATGTGGGCGACCGTCTCGACGAGGGTGACGCCGGGGTCGGAGACGTTGTGGTCGGTCCACTCCGGGGCGCGCTGCTGGATGTAGCGCTTGGCGTCGTCGACGAACTGCTGGAAGCGCCGGTCGTCGAGGTTCGGGGAGGGCAGGGCCATCAGCGGTCGCTTTCAGGGGAGTCGCCCGGGCCGGTGGCGCCGGGCTCCTCGTGGGAGGGGATGACGTAGAAGGGGAAGACGAGGCTGCGCGGGTTGTTGGTACCGCGGATCGAGTAGCGGACGTCGATGAAGAGCACACCCTGGTCGGTCTCGCCGCCGGCGGTCACCTCGACGTCGCTCACCTCGATGCGCGGCTCCCAGCGGTCGAGGCTCGTGTACACCTCGTGCTGGATGCGGCCCGCGGTGGCCTCGTTGACCGGGGCGAACACCAGGTCGTGGATGGCGCAGCCGAACTCGGGGCGCATCGGCCGCTCGCCCGGCGCGGTCGCGAGGACGAGCCGGATGGCCTCCTCGACCTCGCGCTCCCCGCTGACCAGGGCGATGCCCCCGGTGGGGCCGATGCGCAGCGGGAACGCCCAGCCGGAACCGACGAACTGCTCGGCCATCAGGGAGCCACCCGCCTTCTCATCGTCGTCGTCATGGTGTTTTCCGTCGTCACGGTGCTTCTCGGGGCCGTGGTTCTCGCACGGTCGGTGAGCGTCATCGGCGTCATCGGCGTCATCGGCGTCATGGGGGCCATCGGCGTCACGGGATCGGGTACGGCTTCTTGTTGACCGTCACGAGGCCCATGAGGTCGACGTTGACGGCCCGGATGCCCACCTGGCCGATGGTGTTGATCTGCACGGTGCCGCCCGCGTTCACCGACGCGGCGCCGAGCGCCTTGAGGTTGAGCGCGCCCATCGCGTCGACGGTCACCGCGCCGCCGAGCGACTTGAGGTTGACGATCCCGCGGCCCTGGAGGGTGAGCGGACCGCCGCTCCTGATGCTGATGCTGCGCCGGGCGCTGAGCGTGAGATCGGTACCCGCCTCGACGGACACCGAGGTGCCGCCCGTGATGCTGACGGCGCCCTTGCTGTCCACGGTGATCTCGGTCTTGGTGCGGTCCAGGTTGATGATCAGCTTGTCGTTGCCGCTGGCCACCCGGACGCCCTGCTTGCGCCCGCCGGTCTGCTGGCTGAGCAGGTCCACCCGGTTGCCGTCCCGGTCGGACAGGGTGTGCCGGATCGCCTTCTTCTTGACCGGGTCGTGCAGCTGCACGTCCTTCACCACGGTCGGCTTGTCGATGCCGTTGTAGAGGCCGCCGATGACGAAGGGGTGGTCGAGCGCGCCCCGGTCGAAGGCGACCAGCACCTCGTCGCCGACGTCCAGCGGGAAGATCCCGCCGCCCGCCTTGCCGCCCAGCTGCACGGTCCGCGTCCAGTCGCTGACGTACGCGTCGTCCAGCCACGGGAACTGCAGCTTCACCCGCCCCTGCTTGAGCGGGTCCTGCACATCGGTGACCAGCGCGTTCGCCACGCTCGGCAGCCGGGGCGAGGCCGACCCGCCGCCCGACGTCAGGCCGAACAGCGAGCGCCACTGCCGGCCGCTCACGGTCACCAGCGTCTCGTAGTGACTGCCCGCGCCGAAGGTGTGCCGTACGGAGGTGACGGTGTACTTGCCCTCGAAGGGGACGCCCACGTCGGTGAGCGCGATGGCCACGCCGGGCCGCAGCACGGGATTGCCGTGCACCGTGACCTCCAGCTCGGCGAACGAGGAGGTGAGGTCGTCGGCGAGGGAGGCGGCGGCGAACTTCACCTCGGGTCGGCGGTCGTACGGGGTGTCGGTCTCGACCAGCTTGGCGGCCTTGAAGGCCGTGGCCGCCTTCTGCGGGGTGATCCCGATGGCGAAGGCGGGGTTTGTGCCCGCCTTCGTGAGCTCGACGATCTTCTTCTTGGTCGGGATGTCCCAGCCGCGCGCCTCGACCTTGTCGACCTGGTCGGCGGCGGTGACGGCGGCCCGGCAGCGCAGGACGTCGACCCTGCCCCGCAGCACCCGGGGGTTCGGGTCCTCGGGGGAGCCCACCGGGGGCGCCTTGGAGGCCGGGTCCGGCTCGCCGAACTCGAACTTCCCCTTGGCGTCCAGGGACATCACCATCTCGTTCTCGTCGGCGAGCCGCGCGAGGAAGTCCCAGTCCGTCACGTTCGACTGGCTGATGAACTCGTAGACGGTCTTGGTGGTCTTGATCTTCCCGATGGGGATGCCGTTCATCGCGGCCAGCTTGCGCGCGATGTCGGAGGCGGTCTGGTTGCGGTACGCGGCGACCCGGCGCACCCGCATCAGGCGGTGGCCCGGGTCGTACCCGCGGACGACGGTGAACGTGCCCGTGCCGTCGTAGTCGGTCTCCATGCCGGTGACCTCGCCGGTCAGCAGCGGGGTGCCCGCGCCCTGGCCGTCGGCGACGGGGGCGATGACCACCTTGGAGCCGAACCGGACGTTCAGCTTGCCCAGCACCTCGCGGTCCGGGTCGCGGAAGGTGAGCCGGAACTCGCCGGGCACCCCGGCCCCGAGGTCGACCCAGCCGCCGACCAGCAGGTTGATGTAGTCGGGCGGGATCTTCTTGCCGTCGAGGGTGACGTGGATGATGTTGGAGTAGGACGGCTTCGCCATCAGAAACGCACCTCCTCGGCGGCCGGGAGGACGAGCTCGATGCCGGTGGGCAGGCGCGAGGGGTCGTCGATGCCGTTGCTCTCGGCGATCGCGCGCCAGGCGGCCGCGTTGCCGTACTCGCGCCAGGCCAGCGACTGCAGGGAGTCGCCCGCGACGACCCGGTGCACCCGCTGCGCGGTGAGCGAGCCGGAGGTGGGGTTCTGCCCCTTGGTCGTGCTGGGGATCTCGTGCAGCGCCACCTGGCAGGTGGCCCGGATCGGCACACCGGTCGTACCGAACAGCGAGTAGGTGACGTCCACGGAACTCACGTACGCGGTGAAGCGGGCCGTGGAGAACGAGCCCCACTGGAACACCACCCAGGGCGGCGACGGCTGCTTCGCGGCGATGCTCTTGGCCGTCACCTCGCAGCAGTCCAGCAGCGACTCCACGTTCTTCAGCACCACGTTGCTGGTCGGCTTCGTGGACGTGTCCAGGAAGATCTCGACCGTCATCTGGCGCGGCTCGGGCCCCATGAACTCCGGGACCGTGCCGTTGCGCACGGCCGCAGCCGGTGTGGACTTCCACGTGGCGCGCCGGGTCAGCTGGAGCTGCGACGGGTTGAAGTCGAAGTTGAACGTCTTGATCAGACCGCCCGGCGTGGTGCTGGAGCCGACGGGCGGTTCGTGGATGGCGAGTGTGGCCCGCACGAGGCTCTTGCCCGCGCCGCCCTTGCTTCCCTTGGCCATGTGGTGTCCCGCCCCTCAGTCCGTGAACCCGTGGTGCGTGATCTCCAGGACCTCGGTGGCCACGCTCGGGTTGGCCGGGTCCAGGGAGGGGCCCGTCCAGCTCACCGGCAGCACGTCGATCAGCCCCCAGTGCGCCACCTCCGAGCCGTCCGCGCGCAGCGCGGCGATCTGCGCGGTGGGCCGCTTGATGCCGGTGGCCACGGAGGAGATCCAGGCCGCGACCTTGGTGGTGTCGGGCGTCAGCGGCCGGGTCAGCCGGATGTTGGAGAAGGTGACGCGCGACGGAAGCTGCCAGACGAACCCGTTGTTGCCGCCCTCCTGGTGGTGCTCGATCTCCACCGCGGACGAGAGCCCTTCGCACCCGTTGAAGTACCCGAGGCTCTCGCCGTCGATGGTCAGGGTGAAGAAGATGGTGGAGCCCGGGTCGAGATCGCGGGGCATCGGGGGCGGCCTTTCTGCGGACGTCGGTCGTGCGGGGTCGTGCTCTCGGATGCCGGGGTCGCGGGTTCCGGCCACCGGCGGGCGGGCGGCCGGGCGGCCGGTCAGCGGCGGGGGTCGCGCAGTCTGCCGATCCGTTCCCGGTCGAGCCGCAGCTCGGTACGGATCAGCCGCGTGATGCGGCCGATCAGCCGGTGCGTGAGCTCGTCGAGCTGGAAGTCGG belongs to Streptomyces sp. V3I8 and includes:
- a CDS encoding phage tail protein, with product MRGSIDGLGSSSPIGMTLPAVFADDDLAQRFVGGLDDVLAPILAVLDNLDSYFTPSLAPVDFTRWLAGWVGAETDGSEPEDRLRAAVAAAAFLHRVRGTSRGLSEAVRLVFGVAPEITESGGASWDARPLGPVPGDRRPRLHVALRLPDPTRADEHRLDSLVAAARPAHMPYTVQVTAAERTPER
- a CDS encoding VgrG-related protein, producing the protein MAKPSYSNIIHVTLDGKKIPPDYINLLVGGWVDLGAGVPGEFRLTFRDPDREVLGKLNVRFGSKVVIAPVADGQGAGTPLLTGEVTGMETDYDGTGTFTVVRGYDPGHRLMRVRRVAAYRNQTASDIARKLAAMNGIPIGKIKTTKTVYEFISQSNVTDWDFLARLADENEMVMSLDAKGKFEFGEPDPASKAPPVGSPEDPNPRVLRGRVDVLRCRAAVTAADQVDKVEARGWDIPTKKKIVELTKAGTNPAFAIGITPQKAATAFKAAKLVETDTPYDRRPEVKFAAASLADDLTSSFAELEVTVHGNPVLRPGVAIALTDVGVPFEGKYTVTSVRHTFGAGSHYETLVTVSGRQWRSLFGLTSGGGSASPRLPSVANALVTDVQDPLKQGRVKLQFPWLDDAYVSDWTRTVQLGGKAGGGIFPLDVGDEVLVAFDRGALDHPFVIGGLYNGIDKPTVVKDVQLHDPVKKKAIRHTLSDRDGNRVDLLSQQTGGRKQGVRVASGNDKLIINLDRTKTEITVDSKGAVSITGGTSVSVEAGTDLTLSARRSISIRSGGPLTLQGRGIVNLKSLGGAVTVDAMGALNLKALGAASVNAGGTVQINTIGQVGIRAVNVDLMGLVTVNKKPYPIP
- a CDS encoding LysM peptidoglycan-binding domain-containing protein; amino-acid sequence: MAKGSKGGAGKSLVRATLAIHEPPVGSSTTPGGLIKTFNFDFNPSQLQLTRRATWKSTPAAAVRNGTVPEFMGPEPRQMTVEIFLDTSTKPTSNVVLKNVESLLDCCEVTAKSIAAKQPSPPWVVFQWGSFSTARFTAYVSSVDVTYSLFGTTGVPIRATCQVALHEIPSTTKGQNPTSGSLTAQRVHRVVAGDSLQSLAWREYGNAAAWRAIAESNGIDDPSRLPTGIELVLPAAEEVRF
- a CDS encoding putative baseplate assembly protein, with translation MALPSPNLDDRRFQQFVDDAKRYIQQRAPEWTDHNVSDPGVTLVETVAHMADQIVYRLNRVPEKNHLAFLDLVGITLFPPSAARTDVTFWLSAPQDEAVLLPMGTEVATTRTESEEAAVFATERELTLVPCELRHLVVQRSGEPGTDRTADLAEGKDLMCFTESPRPGDCMLLGLSAAVPHCAVAMELDSRVDGVGVDPRQPPLVWEAWTEDGWVGCEVDRDGTGGLNRPGEVVLHVPGAHTLSRTGGQEAGWLRCRVTEPLPGQPFYTTSPTVRSVEAFTLGGTTSAVHAETVYDEALGESTGLPGQRLRLAHAPVVGDTPPVLLQTAEHDGWSDWEVVPSFAASTPYDRHITLDASTGDIAFGPAVREPDGGLRQYGAVAPKGAVIRAARYRTGGGRSGNVARGAVQVLRTSVPYVSEVVNREAARGGVDGETVEEAKTRAPITLRAQERAVTLRDYEELARRAAPETARITCLEGDEGEHGAYAVRVLVVPQAVPDPGGRLRFEQLVPGDDLLRRITRHLDERRLIGTRLAVGPPFYQGITVVATVHAFRGTDTDRVRRQAHDALYRHLDPLTGGADGRGWPFGRPVQSGEVFAVLQRVPGVELVDEVQLHPADPLTGKRGDPTDRIDLDAPSLVFSFDHRVRVIGDRP
- a CDS encoding phage tail protein; translation: MPRDLDPGSTIFFTLTIDGESLGYFNGCEGLSSAVEIEHHQEGGNNGFVWQLPSRVTFSNIRLTRPLTPDTTKVAAWISSVATGIKRPTAQIAALRADGSEVAHWGLIDVLPVSWTGPSLDPANPSVATEVLEITHHGFTD
- a CDS encoding zinc ribbon domain-containing protein — translated: MTSQTSGTGREPARSCAECGTRAEPGQSFCDSCGAVLGWSGSTDRSAAAPVAAGAAAAPARDSAAGHAGGGTGAARTGQDGTPAASTAPAVPATLATPAATTATGGRPAGDETHGRGDGPVGTGGSDGGGDSRQHAGAGSGAGAGASGAGAGADSGTGSAQGSAEAPLPYPEPAGFGSTPASGATGTGATGSGAGAFGAGASGTGASGTGGSGTGAGAGSTPGTPVAPVTPAADVFAALAPGTADRPLSPDADTEPRVGLGHGAPAPSAAATADERARSLLIPVNDPEPRAAAIPVVAPVLPGRPVADRPQVRAPGPAAGPETGPPCPWCATPNRPDRHFCGRCAMPMAGGPRPPERQTWWRRLLNLRGSETPWAGDRPRLRRGFGRIMNWVVGAVVLGLIITLVVNIGDGVNATRDHFSKRAAVAPDSVRASRSYPGHSPQLAFDMLNNTWWGPGVSQSGEGEWVEARFDQPTRLLDLIITPGTSTKVDQLQQSALPHRIEAKITTADGKTSTRIINLDQTAGGQRRKFRVGAVVKVRFTLQSAYHADAKKQVAIAEIEFFGRSNSNNS
- a CDS encoding GPW/gp25 family protein, which encodes MAEQFVGSGWAFPLRIGPTGGIALVSGEREVEEAIRLVLATAPGERPMRPEFGCAIHDLVFAPVNEATAGRIQHEVYTSLDRWEPRIEVSDVEVTAGGETDQGVLFIDVRYSIRGTNNPRSLVFPFYVIPSHEEPGATGPGDSPESDR